The segment CATCAATGGCCGCCGAACCGAGGCTGTGCCGGATCGGAGAAACCGTGTACCGCGTATTTGAAGCCCTCGACGAGTTGGTTGCGATCGTCGAAGAGGCACGCACCGTGCCGATGACCGCCGGATGCGTCGTTCCCCGGAGCGACGTGCTGGATCTGCTCGACGAGCTGCGCGACGCGCTGCCCGGCGAGCTCGACGACGCCCAGGACGTGCTCGACGAGCGCGACACCCTCATCTCCAACGCGCGTGAGCAGTCGGATCGCCTCATCACCGGCGCCGAGAACGACTCCGAGTCGATGCTCGCGCACGCCCGCGCCGAGGCCGACCGCATCCTGGCCGAGTCCAAGGCGCGCGCGGACCGGATGATCGACGAGGCCACCGGCAACGCCAACGCGATCGTCGGCGACGCCACCGACGAGGCCCAGCGTCTCGAGCACAGCGCCGCCCGCGAGTACGAGGCGGTCACCGGTCGCGCCCGCGCCGAGGCCGGCCGCGTCGTCGAGGCGGGCAACTCCTCCTACGAGAAGTCCGTCGCCGACGGCATCGCCGAACAGCAGCGACTCGTCTCCGAGTCGGAGGTCGTGGCCGCCGCGAAGTCGGAGGCCGAACGCATCGTCGACGCCGCCCACGCCGAGTCCGACCGCCTGCGCGGCGACTGCGACATCTACGTCGACGACAA is part of the Gordonia phthalatica genome and harbors:
- a CDS encoding DivIVA domain-containing protein, whose protein sequence is MYRVFEALDELVAIVEEARTVPMTAGCVVPRSDVLDLLDELRDALPGELDDAQDVLDERDTLISNAREQSDRLITGAENDSESMLAHARAEADRILAESKARADRMIDEATGNANAIVGDATDEAQRLEHSAAREYEAVTGRARAEAGRVVEAGNSSYEKSVADGIAEQQRLVSESEVVAAAKSEAERIVDAAHAESDRLRGDCDIYVDDKLADFEEILTGTLRSVNRGRQQLRTGAGVHDYVEYPHGVDAEPQRGPAQMAG